From Lentisphaera araneosa HTCC2155, the proteins below share one genomic window:
- a CDS encoding alpha/beta hydrolase, which yields MQLYQRPEILLEIPENIEFHNDIFYSEDSKDIRQSFHLLKPKQQDKKLPLIIYIHGGAWHHGDKDLQIPHLIPYVESGEFVAIAINYRFSQQAPWPAQKDDCLAALNYALKQTDKYGIDTDRVAIWGSSSGAHLALHLANDSRINAVLAYCPPSHFRPLLDILEYEEHELKSHILPDSPVIQLIGQDPLQAPELLLDASPYEHLNKETCPILLAHGTKDEAVPYNQSLAYLNKAIGLGVDCKLITLNNYEHKFTHPILDKEVRNFFDYQLLGKGYTPESLTLT from the coding sequence ATGCAACTTTATCAACGCCCAGAAATACTTTTAGAAATCCCTGAAAATATAGAATTTCATAATGATATATTTTATTCCGAAGACTCAAAGGACATCCGTCAAAGCTTTCACCTTCTCAAACCCAAACAACAAGATAAAAAACTCCCACTCATTATCTATATACATGGTGGAGCTTGGCACCACGGCGATAAAGACCTACAAATCCCTCACCTTATCCCCTATGTAGAATCTGGGGAGTTTGTCGCCATCGCCATCAATTACCGCTTTAGTCAACAGGCTCCTTGGCCAGCTCAAAAAGACGATTGCTTAGCGGCTCTCAACTATGCACTTAAGCAAACCGATAAATATGGCATTGACACAGACAGAGTAGCTATCTGGGGTTCCTCTTCTGGGGCTCACCTCGCCTTGCATCTTGCCAACGACTCTCGAATCAATGCCGTTCTTGCCTATTGCCCACCTTCTCATTTCAGACCCCTCTTAGATATTCTTGAATACGAAGAGCATGAACTAAAGAGTCATATACTACCCGACTCTCCAGTGATTCAACTGATTGGTCAAGATCCTTTGCAAGCACCGGAACTTTTACTTGATGCAAGTCCCTATGAGCACCTCAACAAGGAGACTTGTCCCATCCTCTTAGCACATGGCACCAAAGACGAAGCTGTTCCCTATAATCAATCTTTAGCGTACTTAAATAAAGCTATCGGCTTGGGTGTCGATTGTAAGCTTATCACCCTAAATAACTACGAGCATAAATTCACTCACCCCATTCTAGATAAAGAAGTGAGAAATTTCTTTGACTATCAGCTCTTAGGTAAAGGCTATACGCCAGAGAGTTTAACACTTACCTAA
- the pabB gene encoding aminodeoxychorismate synthase component I, producing MTKAYFLNEGKLFYSDQIRETHSCTRSEDIEDFISQLEGNSHNGFHTLGFLSYEASIAFDEKHRIIENDKLPLAMALTFDSIKQLEEIPTPNEQLNKVSVAPSIDKAEYCDSIEKSLNYITNGDIYQVNYTFRCELELNNSPEQFFLHLIKNHPVPYAAYIETDDFQIISLSPELFLSRRGNTLKTKPMKGTSKRAGRWDQDEKRRKDLSQCPKGRAENIMIVDLMRNDLSRICQNVRTKDLFQVTRYPSLHQMTGTVEGQLNPALSLYNILDATYPPGSITGAPKIRAMEIIEELESSPRGIYTGSIFHLQPNGDFDFNVCIRTIECHKDKTLLGIGSGIVADSGSGPEWDECLLKSSFLNFPPPPNEVFTSFLWSRKGNFNHLEKHLKRLDHSCQWLLRPFNVDHCRSELSKLETQLTANKTNYAKIRVSININGDLTITQQKLEQPFWQDLRVAIYKEDSINSKNPYIYHKTDRRDIYNKAYKFAQEYDYDEVIILNKKGQVCEGSISALMIIDHAGQKVIPKLKSGILPSITRQVLTENEDVIEKTLSLKDLKNAQSVFLGNSVRNWGQVKSIENLT from the coding sequence ATGACTAAAGCTTATTTTCTTAACGAAGGAAAACTTTTTTACTCTGATCAAATTAGAGAAACACATAGCTGTACACGTTCCGAGGATATTGAAGATTTCATCTCACAACTTGAAGGCAACTCCCACAACGGCTTTCATACTCTAGGTTTTTTATCCTATGAAGCATCGATTGCTTTTGATGAGAAGCACAGAATTATTGAAAATGATAAGCTTCCCTTGGCCATGGCCTTAACTTTTGATTCCATAAAGCAATTAGAAGAAATCCCTACTCCGAATGAACAACTCAACAAAGTTTCAGTGGCGCCATCTATTGATAAAGCTGAGTACTGTGACTCCATTGAAAAATCACTTAACTACATTACAAACGGGGATATTTACCAAGTTAACTACACTTTCAGGTGTGAACTAGAACTCAATAACTCTCCGGAGCAGTTTTTCCTTCATCTCATTAAAAACCACCCCGTCCCCTACGCCGCTTATATTGAAACCGATGATTTCCAAATCATTTCGCTCTCACCCGAACTTTTTTTGAGTCGACGTGGCAATACGCTAAAAACAAAACCAATGAAAGGCACTTCTAAACGAGCCGGCCGTTGGGATCAAGATGAAAAACGCCGTAAAGACCTGAGTCAATGCCCTAAAGGTCGTGCGGAAAACATCATGATTGTTGACCTCATGCGCAATGATTTATCCCGCATATGCCAAAACGTAAGAACCAAAGACCTCTTCCAAGTCACTCGTTACCCCTCACTACATCAAATGACTGGCACTGTTGAAGGACAATTGAACCCCGCCCTAAGTTTATATAATATTTTGGATGCCACCTACCCTCCAGGCTCCATTACTGGTGCACCAAAAATACGTGCTATGGAAATTATTGAAGAACTCGAAAGTTCTCCCCGCGGTATTTACACGGGTTCTATTTTTCACCTTCAACCCAATGGCGATTTTGACTTCAATGTCTGCATTCGCACCATTGAATGCCATAAAGACAAAACCCTTCTAGGAATCGGCAGTGGCATTGTTGCTGACTCTGGTTCTGGTCCAGAATGGGATGAATGTCTTCTAAAAAGTTCTTTCTTGAACTTTCCCCCGCCACCCAACGAAGTATTCACTAGCTTTCTCTGGTCACGTAAAGGAAACTTTAATCATTTAGAGAAACACCTGAAGCGCTTAGATCATAGCTGCCAATGGTTACTAAGACCTTTTAATGTCGATCACTGTCGTAGTGAATTATCTAAACTGGAAACTCAGCTTACAGCTAATAAAACCAATTACGCCAAAATACGTGTCTCCATTAACATCAACGGTGACTTAACTATTACTCAGCAAAAGCTCGAGCAACCCTTTTGGCAGGACTTACGCGTAGCCATTTATAAAGAAGACTCTATAAACTCCAAAAACCCCTATATCTATCACAAAACTGACCGTCGCGATATTTATAACAAAGCCTATAAATTTGCACAAGAATATGATTACGATGAAGTCATCATACTCAACAAAAAGGGGCAAGTTTGCGAAGGCTCAATTAGCGCTTTGATGATCATTGACCACGCAGGACAAAAAGTCATCCCCAAATTAAAATCTGGCATCCTTCCAAGCATTACTAGACAAGTGCTCACCGAAAACGAAGATGTCATTGAAAAAACTCTAAGCCTTAAAGACTTAAAGAATGCTCAGTCAGTTTTCCTAGGAAACTCTGTACGTAACTGGGGACAAGTAAAATCAATTGAAAATTTGACTTGA
- a CDS encoding serine/threonine-protein kinase: MDYKFYCHVCGLKLSINEHLRGAEITCPKCKCDFHAPAPDYATGTYIGDFKIDALIGSGSTAEVYSAKHELMNRISAIKIIRHDKLDHEEHQRFRREIELLSSYRHPNFIHVFYAGKFNNDYYLAMDMITGKTCKNLIQVGGPLEVSESLTYCLQIASAMQYAWAENLLIHRDIKPSNILIDPTAKQAFLTDLGIAKCLEEPSDITQKDMILGSPHFMSPEQAAGKELDHRCDIYALGATLYHCLSGVPPYDDYKAMEVLVKKLEADAIPIGQIQPGLPSSVRKAVHKIMAYDIDERPQTWSEVIKLLQTTLSSVENMNIRPSFNKKFTKTATMRIDTFSSL, from the coding sequence ATGGATTATAAATTTTACTGTCACGTCTGTGGACTTAAACTCTCAATTAACGAACATTTACGTGGCGCTGAAATCACCTGCCCAAAATGCAAATGTGATTTTCATGCACCAGCGCCCGATTACGCAACGGGTACTTATATCGGCGACTTTAAAATAGATGCGCTGATTGGCTCGGGAAGTACTGCTGAGGTTTATTCTGCTAAACATGAACTGATGAACCGAATTAGTGCCATTAAGATTATTCGTCATGATAAGCTTGATCATGAAGAGCATCAGCGCTTCCGCCGTGAAATAGAATTACTATCCAGTTACCGCCACCCAAACTTCATCCATGTATTTTACGCTGGAAAATTTAATAATGACTATTACTTAGCCATGGATATGATCACAGGAAAAACCTGTAAAAACCTCATCCAAGTTGGTGGACCTCTCGAGGTTTCCGAATCTTTGACTTATTGTTTACAAATTGCTTCTGCTATGCAGTATGCCTGGGCAGAAAACTTGCTTATCCATCGTGATATCAAGCCATCCAATATCCTCATTGATCCAACTGCTAAACAAGCTTTCTTAACTGATCTCGGCATTGCGAAGTGCTTGGAAGAACCTAGTGATATAACCCAAAAGGACATGATTTTAGGATCCCCACATTTTATGAGTCCCGAGCAAGCAGCAGGAAAAGAGCTTGACCACCGTTGCGACATCTACGCACTCGGTGCGACACTCTATCATTGCCTTAGTGGCGTTCCACCTTATGATGATTATAAGGCCATGGAAGTCTTAGTAAAAAAACTCGAAGCTGACGCCATCCCCATCGGACAAATTCAACCAGGTCTGCCCTCTAGTGTTCGTAAAGCCGTTCACAAAATCATGGCTTACGATATTGATGAACGCCCTCAGACTTGGTCAGAGGTGATTAAATTACTTCAAACGACCTTAAGTAGCGTTGAAAACATGAACATACGTCCAAGTTTCAATAAGAAGTTCACAAAAACGGCAACAATGAGAATTGATACTTTTTCATCACTTTAA
- a CDS encoding xylulokinase encodes MICLGLDLSTQSLSAVLIDSAAGKIIHEESINFAESFPEFETENGFIRGKNQEFYSYPQLYLVAIDKMMLALEAYAPKIETISISGHQHASVYLKDNFTQILTELKASDELSKSLTPSFSRPIVPIWMDNSTSEECKEMQNNLKGSVTELSGSLYCERFTASQIRKFYKNSPEAYKDTKHIHLASSFCASIFAGKSVSIDTSDGAGMNLMNLSTGQWDQDLLDACAPDLKDKLPSLAPAASVAGKVSPYFVDKYSLNANCDICLSSGDNPNSLIGCGATDPGTVVISMGTSDTFFGAIGNEAIDTKGVGHIFGNPAGGYMSLICFRNGSLSREAALKATGLDWQEGENLIAENTPCLEENYLPFIVDEMYPHCPAQIDSDKLAEFTATKALVGLIESQILNLRYYANKHAKSISTIRLTGGASQNTAIAQMIADVFQAKVERIEISNSAALGAAMRAANASSKQAWSELNSMFTAAKSQLLPNEANKEAYEQKLVKYGQLLK; translated from the coding sequence ATGATTTGTCTCGGTCTTGATTTAAGTACACAAAGCCTCTCTGCAGTACTCATCGATAGTGCTGCAGGAAAAATAATCCATGAGGAATCTATAAATTTTGCTGAAAGCTTTCCAGAATTTGAAACTGAGAATGGCTTTATTAGAGGCAAGAACCAAGAGTTCTACTCTTATCCTCAGCTCTATTTAGTGGCGATAGATAAAATGATGTTGGCTCTAGAAGCCTATGCTCCTAAAATTGAAACCATTTCAATTTCTGGCCATCAACATGCCTCTGTCTACCTCAAGGATAATTTCACTCAAATCTTGACCGAGTTAAAAGCTTCTGACGAACTTAGCAAAAGCCTCACGCCAAGCTTCAGCCGCCCTATCGTTCCTATCTGGATGGATAACTCGACCAGTGAAGAATGTAAAGAAATGCAAAATAACTTAAAAGGCTCCGTTACGGAACTTTCAGGTTCTTTGTACTGCGAACGCTTCACAGCTTCTCAGATCAGAAAGTTCTACAAAAACTCCCCAGAAGCCTACAAGGACACAAAACACATCCATTTAGCAAGTTCTTTCTGCGCTTCTATTTTTGCAGGTAAATCAGTCTCTATTGACACCTCAGATGGCGCTGGCATGAACTTAATGAATTTATCTACGGGTCAATGGGATCAAGATTTACTTGATGCCTGTGCTCCCGATCTCAAAGACAAACTCCCCTCTCTTGCCCCTGCAGCAAGTGTGGCGGGCAAAGTCTCCCCTTACTTTGTTGATAAATATTCACTCAATGCTAATTGCGACATTTGTTTATCGTCAGGCGATAACCCTAACAGTCTTATTGGTTGTGGTGCCACAGATCCAGGGACAGTAGTTATCAGCATGGGCACATCGGATACTTTCTTTGGTGCAATTGGTAATGAAGCTATAGATACGAAAGGTGTTGGACACATTTTTGGCAATCCTGCTGGCGGCTACATGAGTCTCATTTGTTTTAGAAATGGTTCGCTTAGCCGAGAAGCAGCCTTAAAAGCTACTGGTTTAGACTGGCAAGAAGGCGAAAACTTAATTGCCGAAAACACTCCATGTTTAGAAGAAAACTACCTCCCTTTTATCGTTGATGAAATGTACCCACATTGCCCCGCTCAAATTGATTCAGATAAACTGGCTGAATTCACAGCGACAAAGGCTTTAGTAGGACTCATTGAAAGTCAGATTTTAAACCTTCGTTATTATGCCAACAAGCACGCAAAATCTATTAGCACGATCCGCTTGACTGGCGGTGCTTCGCAAAACACGGCTATCGCTCAAATGATTGCTGATGTTTTCCAAGCTAAAGTCGAAAGAATTGAAATCAGTAACTCTGCCGCCTTAGGCGCCGCCATGCGGGCCGCCAACGCTTCTTCAAAGCAAGCATGGTCCGAACTAAACAGTATGTTTACCGCTGCAAAGTCTCAACTCTTACCTAATGAAGCTAACAAAGAAGCTTACGAACAAAAACTTGTTAAATACGGCCAACTTTTAAAGTAA